The following proteins are encoded in a genomic region of Cataglyphis hispanica isolate Lineage 1 chromosome 9, ULB_Chis1_1.0, whole genome shotgun sequence:
- the LOC126852039 gene encoding protein FAM136A-like → MEEQKKRVEDHMTKMVEEIDKTYLRKMQRDMHRCAAQCCDNETYSIQKIHNCVENCNSSLNKAQQYVQGEFERVQNRLQRCIMECNDNIKDKMGPNPTQIEVDKYSEEFEKCAITCVDSYCALLPSLEKTMKKVLSKNEFA, encoded by the exons AtggaagaacaaaaaaaacgaGTAGAAGATCATATGACGAAAATGGTCGAGGAAATTGATAAGACCTATTTACGAAAAATGCAg AGAGATATGCACAGATGCGCTGCACAATGTTGTGATAATGAAACATATAGTATACAAAAGATTCATAATTGTGTAGAGAATTGTAattcttctttaaataaagCACAACAATATGTTCAAGGAGAGTTTGAACGAGTACAG aATCGTTTACAAAGATGCATAATGGaatgtaatgataatataaaagacaaaatgGGACCAAATCCGACACAGATTGAAGTGGATAAGTATAGCGAAGAGTTTGAAAAATGTGCCATTACATGTGTAGACTCTTATTGCGCGTTATTACCCTCTTTAGAAAAGACTATGAAGAAGGTCCTCAGTAAAAACGAATTTGCATAG